One genomic region from Chlamydia poikilotherma encodes:
- a CDS encoding pyruvate dehydrogenase complex dihydrolipoamide acetyltransferase, with protein sequence MISLLKMPKLSPTMEVGTIVKWHKSSGDKIGFGDVLVEISTDKAVLEHTASEDGWFRECLIKEGTKVQIGTPIAVISSEKDESFNLEELLPKSPSSQPSPENSEQKEEALSDISHQGSSMIVSFGFKPEPPLSKPLSLKQDSSKSPVSPLAKRVAKEKNLDISGIKGSGPGGRIVEKDLEKAPAKGIAGFGYPEAPEVHPGAYNEESLSPVREIIAQRLQAAKTFIPHFYVRQKVYTSPLLALLKELQIQGIKLSINDCIVRACALTLKEFPEINSGFNSVDNKIVRFETIDISIAVAIPDGVITPIVRCADRKNIGMISAEIKSLASKAKSQSLKEEEFKGGSFCVSNLGMTGITEFTAIINPPQAAILAVGSTHEEPVVVNGDIVIGSTCMLTLSIDHRVIDGYPAAMFMKRLQKILEAPSVLLLN encoded by the coding sequence GTGATTTCTCTATTAAAGATGCCCAAACTCTCTCCAACTATGGAAGTTGGAACAATCGTAAAGTGGCATAAAAGCAGTGGTGATAAGATAGGGTTTGGTGATGTTCTCGTCGAAATATCGACTGATAAAGCTGTTTTAGAGCATACAGCATCTGAAGACGGCTGGTTTCGAGAATGTCTTATTAAAGAAGGGACAAAGGTACAAATAGGTACACCCATAGCTGTCATATCTTCTGAAAAAGACGAGTCTTTTAATTTAGAGGAATTACTTCCAAAATCTCCAAGTTCACAACCTTCTCCAGAAAATAGCGAACAGAAAGAGGAAGCCCTATCTGATATATCTCATCAGGGTTCCTCAATGATAGTGTCTTTTGGGTTTAAACCCGAACCTCCTCTTTCTAAACCCCTATCTTTAAAACAGGATTCTTCAAAATCCCCGGTTTCTCCTTTAGCTAAACGCGTAGCCAAAGAAAAAAATTTGGATATTTCTGGAATTAAAGGTAGCGGTCCTGGAGGACGTATAGTTGAAAAAGATCTTGAAAAGGCTCCGGCTAAAGGTATTGCAGGTTTCGGTTATCCTGAAGCTCCTGAAGTCCACCCAGGAGCCTATAATGAAGAATCTCTCTCTCCTGTTCGAGAAATTATTGCACAAAGATTACAAGCTGCAAAAACTTTCATACCTCATTTTTATGTACGGCAAAAAGTTTATACCTCACCACTATTGGCTCTGCTTAAGGAGTTACAAATCCAAGGAATCAAGCTCTCTATCAACGACTGTATCGTCCGTGCCTGTGCTTTAACCTTGAAAGAATTCCCAGAGATAAATTCAGGATTCAACAGCGTAGACAATAAAATTGTACGTTTTGAAACTATTGATATTTCCATAGCTGTGGCTATCCCTGACGGCGTAATTACTCCGATTGTACGTTGTGCTGATCGTAAGAATATTGGAATGATATCCGCAGAAATTAAAAGTTTAGCTTCTAAAGCTAAATCTCAATCCTTAAAAGAGGAAGAGTTTAAGGGCGGGTCCTTTTGCGTTTCTAATTTAGGCATGACAGGAATTACCGAATTCACAGCAATTATTAATCCTCCCCAAGCCGCCATTCTTGCTGTAGGTAGTACTCACGAAGAACCTGTAGTAGTGAATGGAGACATTGTGATTGGTTCTACATGCATGTTGACATTATCCATAGATCATCGCGTGATCGATGGTTATCCTGCAGCGATGTTTATGAAACGCTTACAAAAGATATTAGAAGCACCCTCAGTACTTTTATTAAATTAA
- a CDS encoding alpha-ketoacid dehydrogenase subunit beta translates to MPKYVTLEIREAIREAIDEEMTRDPNVCILGEEVAEYNGAYKVTKGLLDKWSSSRIIDTPISEAAFTGIGIGAALTGLRPIIEFMSWNFSLVAADQIISHAAKMHYMTGGKFSVPIVFRGPNGAAAQVSCQHSHCVEALYANIPGLIVISPSTPYDAKGLLKSAIRNDNPVLFLENELEYNLKGEVPIEEYLVPIGKSHIIEEGKDLTIITYGRMVSIVKQAVKVAKQRYGLSIEIIDLRTIKPLDISGIFSSVKKTGNCIVVEEGHYFAGISAEIITEITEHLFDCLDSPPLRVCQKETPMPYNKTLEQATLPNVNRILDTIEKIMR, encoded by the coding sequence ATGCCTAAATACGTTACATTAGAAATCCGAGAAGCTATTAGAGAAGCTATTGATGAAGAAATGACTAGGGATCCTAATGTATGCATATTAGGAGAAGAAGTTGCCGAATACAACGGTGCTTATAAAGTTACAAAAGGACTTTTAGACAAATGGTCATCATCAAGAATTATTGATACACCAATCAGTGAAGCAGCATTTACAGGTATTGGTATAGGAGCCGCGTTAACAGGCCTGCGTCCAATTATAGAATTTATGAGTTGGAACTTTTCTCTAGTCGCCGCAGATCAGATTATTTCTCATGCTGCAAAAATGCACTATATGACTGGTGGAAAATTTTCTGTTCCCATTGTATTTCGTGGACCTAATGGAGCCGCAGCACAAGTATCTTGTCAGCACTCTCATTGCGTAGAAGCTCTATACGCTAATATTCCAGGTTTAATTGTCATTTCTCCCTCAACTCCTTATGATGCTAAAGGATTATTGAAATCCGCAATTAGAAATGATAACCCTGTTCTTTTCTTAGAAAATGAGTTGGAATACAATCTAAAAGGTGAAGTTCCTATTGAAGAATATTTAGTTCCTATTGGGAAATCTCATATTATTGAGGAAGGTAAAGACCTGACAATTATTACTTATGGCCGTATGGTTTCTATAGTAAAACAAGCTGTAAAGGTAGCCAAACAACGCTACGGTCTTTCTATAGAGATTATTGATCTACGCACAATTAAACCTCTAGATATCTCCGGAATATTTTCTTCAGTAAAGAAAACAGGAAATTGTATAGTTGTAGAAGAGGGCCACTACTTTGCGGGAATCTCTGCGGAAATCATCACTGAAATTACAGAACACCTTTTTGATTGCCTGGACAGCCCTCCTTTAAGGGTATGTCAAAAAGAAACTCCTATGCCCTATAATAAGACTCTAGAGCAAGCGACTCTCCCAAATGTAAATCGTATCTTAGATACTATCGAAAAAATCATGAGGTAA
- the pdhA gene encoding pyruvate dehydrogenase (acetyl-transferring) E1 component subunit alpha, whose protein sequence is MPDSSHYNIASKKSDEATIENIIAIYGIDRCLKFMKNMLLIREFEARGEEAYLEGLVGGFYHSYSGQEAVATAALANTGLDQWFFSSYRCHALAVLLNIPLSSLAAELLGKETGCALGRGGSMHMCGPNFPGGFGIVGGQIPLAAGAAFAMKYRGEDKISLGFIGDGAVAQGLFHETLNFASLHSLPLMLVIENNGWGMGTALKRAIAKQPIGESQGSSYGIRSFTLNGFDLFNCLLGFKEAYEYMQKTHLPVLIECLCSRFRGHSISDPNLYRSKEEMQCLIKKDPITFAKNWLTQLGVLSEEKFQELRQECKDEVLRAFTEAKSDSEPAIATLEEGVYA, encoded by the coding sequence ATGCCCGACTCTTCTCATTACAACATCGCCTCTAAGAAATCAGATGAGGCTACAATAGAAAATATTATTGCTATCTACGGCATAGATCGATGTCTAAAATTCATGAAAAATATGTTATTAATTCGTGAATTCGAAGCTCGTGGTGAAGAAGCGTATTTAGAAGGATTAGTTGGTGGTTTCTACCATTCCTATAGTGGTCAAGAGGCTGTTGCCACTGCGGCATTAGCCAATACGGGATTAGATCAATGGTTTTTCTCATCCTATCGTTGTCATGCTCTAGCAGTATTATTAAATATTCCCCTAAGTTCACTTGCAGCAGAATTATTAGGGAAAGAAACGGGTTGTGCACTAGGTCGAGGTGGATCTATGCATATGTGCGGTCCAAATTTCCCCGGAGGATTTGGTATTGTAGGAGGACAAATTCCTTTAGCTGCTGGAGCAGCATTTGCTATGAAATATCGTGGTGAAGATAAAATTTCTCTAGGATTTATTGGGGATGGTGCTGTTGCCCAAGGATTATTTCATGAAACATTAAATTTTGCTTCCCTACACAGTCTTCCTCTTATGCTTGTTATAGAAAATAATGGTTGGGGTATGGGCACAGCTCTTAAACGTGCTATTGCAAAGCAGCCCATAGGAGAATCTCAAGGATCGTCTTATGGAATACGTTCATTTACTTTAAATGGTTTTGATCTCTTTAATTGTCTTTTAGGCTTTAAGGAAGCTTACGAATATATGCAAAAGACTCATCTTCCCGTCCTCATTGAGTGTTTATGCTCACGATTTAGAGGACACTCCATTTCTGATCCTAATCTCTATAGAAGTAAAGAAGAGATGCAATGTCTCATAAAAAAAGATCCTATTACTTTTGCGAAAAATTGGTTAACCCAACTGGGAGTGCTTTCAGAAGAGAAATTTCAAGAGCTGCGTCAAGAATGTAAAGATGAAGTCTTACGGGCTTTCACTGAAGCAAAATCAGATTCGGAACCAGCGATTGCCACATTAGAAGAAGGGGTTTATGCCTAA
- the lpxD gene encoding UDP-3-O-(3-hydroxymyristoyl)glucosamine N-acyltransferase, with protein MPQEQVYTLQQLADLLKVEVQGNTEAPISGVEEISEAQAHHVTFLDNEKYSRFIKITEAGAIILSKAQAQKYGHLNKNFLIVSEFPSIAFQKCIELFIPHVKSGFPGVHPTAVIHPTAHIGKNVCIEPYVVICQNAYIGDFSYIGAGSVIGAYSALGESCLVHPKVVIRERVEIGKRVIIQPGAVIGSCGFGYITNAFGRHKHLKHLGKVIIEDDVEIGANTTIDRGRFKNSIIREGAKIDNQVQIAHHVEIGKHSMIVAQAGIAGSTKIGNHVIIGGQTGITGHISITDHVIMMAQTGVTKSISSPGIYGGAPARPYQEIHRQIAKIRSLPKLEERLGMLEEKIKGLSAKSEEAPIIP; from the coding sequence ATGCCTCAGGAACAGGTCTATACTCTTCAACAGTTAGCGGACTTATTAAAAGTTGAAGTTCAAGGAAATACAGAAGCTCCTATTTCTGGTGTTGAAGAAATAAGTGAAGCTCAAGCTCATCATGTTACTTTTTTAGATAATGAGAAGTATTCTCGTTTTATAAAAATTACTGAAGCTGGAGCTATTATTCTGTCAAAAGCTCAAGCTCAAAAGTATGGGCATTTAAATAAGAACTTTCTTATAGTTTCTGAGTTCCCATCAATAGCTTTCCAGAAATGTATAGAGCTATTTATCCCTCATGTTAAATCAGGATTTCCTGGAGTTCACCCTACAGCTGTTATACACCCTACAGCACATATCGGCAAAAATGTCTGTATAGAACCCTATGTTGTTATATGTCAAAATGCTTATATTGGGGATTTTTCATATATTGGAGCAGGGAGTGTTATAGGGGCATATTCAGCTCTCGGAGAAAGTTGTCTTGTTCATCCTAAAGTAGTTATCCGTGAACGTGTTGAAATAGGCAAAAGAGTCATTATTCAACCCGGAGCTGTTATTGGATCATGTGGTTTTGGTTACATAACTAATGCTTTTGGTCGTCATAAGCATTTAAAACACCTTGGCAAGGTAATTATTGAAGACGATGTTGAAATAGGAGCGAATACTACCATAGATAGAGGTCGTTTCAAAAATAGCATCATACGTGAAGGCGCGAAAATCGATAATCAAGTTCAGATAGCTCATCACGTGGAGATCGGGAAACATAGCATGATTGTTGCCCAGGCAGGAATCGCAGGTTCTACAAAAATTGGTAACCACGTTATTATTGGCGGGCAGACAGGAATTACAGGTCATATTTCCATAACGGACCATGTAATTATGATGGCTCAAACAGGAGTTACTAAATCTATTTCTTCTCCAGGAATCTATGGAGGAGCTCCGGCACGCCCCTATCAAGAAATTCATCGTCAAATTGCAAAGATCCGCAGTCTACCTAAATTAGAAGAACGTTTAGGAATGTTAGAAGAAAAGATTAAGGGATTATCAGCAAAATCCGAAGAAGCACCAATAATCCCTTAG
- a CDS encoding OmpH family outer membrane protein, with translation MKKSLRSVFLALLTLAGTQQVFADNDSLEGNLGVVSLKRCLEESAFGKKETEELENMKEQFSKNSEKMEEELTALYNKLQDEDYIESLSSSAADELRKKFENLSAEYNALQSQYYQMLNQSNMKRVQKLIQEVKKASEVVRVKEGLLAIFNDEVVLSIASSADKTNEIIKILDESFKNN, from the coding sequence ATGAAAAAATCATTACGCTCTGTTTTTCTAGCTTTACTAACTTTAGCAGGTACACAACAAGTTTTTGCTGACAACGACTCTCTTGAGGGTAATTTAGGTGTTGTTAGCTTAAAGCGTTGTTTAGAAGAATCTGCTTTTGGAAAAAAAGAAACAGAAGAACTCGAAAATATGAAGGAACAGTTCTCAAAGAATTCCGAGAAAATGGAAGAAGAACTGACAGCACTTTATAATAAATTACAAGACGAAGACTACATCGAGAGCCTCTCTTCTTCAGCTGCTGATGAGCTAAGAAAAAAGTTTGAAAACCTCTCTGCAGAATATAATGCTTTACAGTCTCAATATTATCAAATGTTGAACCAAAGCAATATGAAAAGAGTGCAGAAACTGATACAGGAAGTAAAAAAAGCTTCTGAAGTAGTACGTGTGAAAGAAGGTTTATTAGCTATTTTTAATGATGAAGTGGTTCTATCCATTGCTTCTAGTGCTGATAAAACTAATGAGATTATCAAAATTCTTGATGAATCTTTCAAAAATAATTAA
- the bamA gene encoding outer membrane protein assembly factor BamA has translation MFMMRNKVILRFTVLALIQAPLALLATETVKEGYTLVESITITTEGENSLNKHPLPKLKTKSGALFSQADFDEDLRNLSKDYDRVEPKVDFSNGKTTISLVLIAKPCIRKICITGNEAVPNHKILKTLQIYENDVFDREKFLKNFDELRVYYLKRGYFESNLSYDLDHNEHRGYIDITVRIQEGPCGKIKKLEICGLNRCEKADVKEIILTKQYSKTTSWFTGSGLYHPDVVEQDSFAITNYLHNLGYADATVTPKREVDECGNIILYMDVDKGPLYTLGHVHIEGFNLLPKRLVEKQLSAGPNDIYCPENIWDGAQKIKNIYAKYGYINTNVDVTFSPHASRSVYDVTYQVSEGSPYKVGLIKITGNTHTKHDVILHESSLFPGDTFNRLKLEDTEQRLRNTGYFQSVSVYTVRSQLDPLDNSEEYRDIFIDVKETTTGNLGLFLGFSSLDNLFGGVELSESNFDLLGIRHLFSKGFKCLRGGGEYLFLKANFGDKVTDYTVKWTKPHFLNTPWILGVELDKSINRALSKDYSVETYGGNVSTTYILNQQLKYGIYYRGTQTSLHKKKRNQAGPDLAANKGFVSAAGVNLNYDSVNNPRNPTTGIRSGINFEVSGLGGTYHFTKLSINSSIYRKLTRKGVLKIKGEAQFLKPFGDTTLEGIPISERFFLGGETTVRGYKPFIIGPKFSPTEPQGGLSSLLLTEEFQYPLINQPNVSAFVFLDSGFIGLKEYTIRLKDLCGSAGFGLRFDVMNNVPVMLGFGWPFRPTEVFEGEKIDVSQRFFFALGGVF, from the coding sequence ATGTTCATGATGCGAAATAAAGTTATTCTGCGGTTTACTGTTTTAGCGCTAATCCAAGCCCCGTTGGCTCTATTGGCTACAGAAACAGTTAAGGAAGGATATACACTAGTTGAATCTATTACGATTACAACTGAAGGTGAAAATTCTTTAAACAAACATCCACTACCAAAATTAAAGACAAAAAGTGGAGCTTTGTTTTCTCAAGCGGACTTTGATGAAGATCTACGGAATCTATCCAAAGACTACGATAGAGTAGAGCCAAAAGTTGATTTTTCCAATGGAAAGACTACGATCTCTTTAGTTCTTATTGCCAAACCTTGCATTCGAAAGATTTGCATTACAGGAAATGAAGCCGTACCTAATCACAAGATTCTCAAAACTCTACAAATCTATGAAAATGATGTATTTGATAGAGAGAAGTTCTTAAAAAATTTTGATGAACTTAGGGTTTATTATCTTAAGCGTGGTTATTTTGAGTCTAATCTATCCTATGACTTAGATCATAACGAACATCGTGGCTATATTGATATCACTGTTCGAATTCAAGAAGGTCCTTGTGGTAAAATTAAAAAATTAGAGATCTGTGGTCTTAATAGATGTGAAAAGGCTGATGTCAAAGAAATTATCCTTACTAAGCAGTATTCAAAAACTACTAGTTGGTTTACAGGGAGTGGTCTATATCATCCAGATGTTGTTGAACAAGATTCATTTGCAATTACTAATTACTTACATAATTTAGGTTATGCAGATGCAACGGTTACTCCAAAACGTGAAGTTGATGAATGTGGAAATATCATACTTTATATGGATGTAGACAAAGGTCCTCTTTATACTTTAGGACATGTTCATATTGAAGGATTTAATTTACTACCTAAACGACTTGTAGAAAAACAATTATCCGCAGGTCCTAATGATATTTACTGTCCGGAAAACATATGGGATGGTGCTCAAAAAATTAAGAATATCTATGCTAAATATGGATATATCAACACTAATGTTGACGTAACTTTTTCTCCTCATGCATCACGTTCTGTGTATGACGTAACCTATCAAGTAAGTGAAGGATCTCCGTATAAAGTTGGTTTAATCAAAATTACAGGAAACACTCATACCAAACACGATGTTATCCTACACGAAAGCAGTCTATTTCCAGGAGACACTTTCAATAGATTAAAACTTGAAGACACAGAGCAACGGTTAAGAAATACAGGTTATTTCCAAAGTGTCAGTGTTTACACGGTACGCTCTCAATTAGATCCTTTGGATAATTCTGAAGAATATCGTGACATCTTTATAGATGTTAAAGAAACCACAACAGGAAACTTAGGACTATTTCTAGGATTTAGCTCCTTAGATAATTTGTTTGGAGGTGTTGAATTATCTGAAAGTAATTTTGATCTTCTAGGTATTAGACATCTATTCTCTAAAGGCTTTAAATGCTTAAGAGGTGGTGGAGAATATCTATTTCTAAAAGCTAATTTTGGAGATAAGGTTACTGATTATACTGTTAAATGGACTAAGCCCCACTTTTTAAATACGCCATGGATTCTAGGTGTTGAGCTTGACAAATCAATCAATAGAGCTCTCTCTAAAGATTATTCTGTTGAGACTTATGGTGGAAATGTCAGCACTACATATATCTTAAATCAACAATTAAAATATGGAATCTACTATCGCGGTACTCAAACTAGCTTACATAAAAAGAAAAGAAATCAAGCAGGACCAGATCTTGCTGCCAATAAAGGTTTCGTATCTGCTGCTGGGGTAAATTTAAATTACGATTCTGTAAATAACCCTAGAAACCCGACTACAGGAATACGCAGTGGTATAAACTTTGAAGTTTCCGGTCTTGGTGGTACATACCATTTTACAAAGCTCTCCATAAACAGCTCGATATACCGAAAACTGACAAGAAAAGGTGTATTGAAAATTAAGGGAGAAGCCCAATTTCTTAAACCGTTTGGCGATACGACTCTAGAAGGTATCCCCATTAGCGAACGTTTCTTCTTAGGTGGAGAAACTACAGTTCGTGGGTATAAACCATTTATTATTGGTCCTAAATTCTCTCCTACAGAACCTCAGGGAGGTCTATCCTCTCTCCTACTTACTGAGGAGTTCCAATATCCTTTGATCAATCAGCCTAACGTTAGTGCTTTTGTTTTCCTAGATTCAGGATTTATTGGACTTAAAGAATACACTATCCGATTAAAAGATCTTTGTGGTAGTGCAGGATTTGGTCTACGCTTCGACGTAATGAACAACGTGCCTGTTATGTTAGGTTTTGGTTGGCCATTCCGTCCCACAGAAGTATTTGAAGGTGAAAAGATCGATGTTTCACAACGCTTCTTCTTTGCGTTAGGAGGCGTCTTCTAA
- the recR gene encoding recombination mediator RecR, protein MLKYPDYLSKLISFLRKLPGIGFKTAEKLAFELLDWDQDQLEAMSQAFYEVSSARSHCSTCFSLKNFPDSNCEFCQTNRDTSKLCIVATPKDIFSLERSQIFKGHYYVLGALLSPITGKSIDKARMNLLKQRIEFLKPKEIIIALDATLEGDATALFLKQELADFSVSISRLALGLPIGLSFDYIDSGTLARAFSGRNPY, encoded by the coding sequence ATGTTAAAGTACCCAGATTATTTATCCAAATTGATCTCTTTTCTTAGGAAACTTCCAGGAATAGGATTTAAGACAGCAGAAAAATTAGCCTTTGAATTATTGGACTGGGATCAAGATCAATTAGAGGCTATGAGTCAAGCTTTTTATGAAGTGTCTTCAGCACGAAGTCACTGTTCCACCTGTTTTTCCTTAAAGAATTTTCCAGATAGCAATTGTGAGTTTTGTCAAACCAACCGAGACACCTCTAAGTTATGCATCGTAGCAACTCCTAAAGATATTTTTTCTTTAGAACGTTCTCAAATTTTCAAAGGTCATTATTACGTCTTGGGAGCGTTATTATCTCCAATAACAGGAAAGAGTATCGATAAAGCAAGAATGAATTTATTAAAACAGCGTATAGAGTTTTTAAAACCAAAAGAAATTATTATAGCCCTAGATGCCACTCTAGAAGGAGACGCTACCGCTCTTTTTTTAAAACAAGAACTTGCTGATTTTTCAGTTTCCATTTCTCGTTTAGCTTTAGGCTTGCCTATAGGGTTGTCTTTTGATTATATAGACTCGGGCACGCTTGCCAGAGCATTTTCTGGAAGAAATCCATATTAA
- a CDS encoding beta-ketoacyl-ACP synthase III has translation MKKTRKASIWATGSYLPEKILSNSDLEQMVDTSDEWIVTRTGIKERRIAAVGEYTSIMGAKAAEKAIQKAGLTKDQIECIIFSTSAPDHIFPSSAALAQAYLGVKEIPAFDCMAACTGYLYGLSVAKAFIESGMYNNVLLIAADKLSSFVNYEDRNTCVLFGDGGSACVIGESRPGALEITNVNLGADGSVADLLSLPAGGSRIPASIETVTEGKHFIAMEGKEVFKHAVRRMEFAAKACIAEAGLGEDDIDWLVPHQANERIIDAIAKRFKIDDAKVFKTLSRYGNTAASSVCIALDELLQSHVINSGEYLLLVAFGGGLSWGAVVLQQVEG, from the coding sequence GTGAAAAAAACAAGAAAGGCATCTATCTGGGCTACGGGTTCTTATCTACCCGAAAAAATCCTATCTAATTCTGATCTTGAACAGATGGTAGATACTTCTGATGAATGGATAGTAACAAGGACCGGAATCAAAGAAAGACGTATTGCTGCAGTTGGTGAATATACATCGATTATGGGAGCTAAAGCAGCAGAGAAAGCAATCCAGAAAGCTGGCCTCACAAAAGACCAAATAGAATGCATTATTTTTTCCACCTCAGCTCCCGATCATATTTTCCCATCTAGTGCGGCTTTAGCTCAAGCTTATTTGGGGGTAAAAGAAATTCCTGCATTTGATTGTATGGCTGCTTGTACTGGTTATTTATACGGCTTATCAGTGGCTAAAGCCTTTATTGAATCGGGAATGTACAACAACGTTTTACTTATTGCAGCAGATAAACTTTCTTCTTTTGTAAATTATGAAGATAGAAATACTTGTGTGCTTTTTGGTGATGGGGGTTCTGCCTGTGTTATTGGAGAAAGTCGTCCAGGAGCTTTAGAAATCACTAATGTGAATTTAGGAGCTGACGGAAGTGTAGCGGATTTATTAAGTTTACCTGCTGGGGGTAGCCGTATTCCTGCTTCTATAGAGACTGTAACAGAAGGTAAGCATTTTATTGCTATGGAAGGCAAAGAAGTGTTTAAGCATGCAGTAAGACGGATGGAATTTGCAGCCAAAGCATGTATTGCTGAGGCAGGTCTAGGGGAAGATGATATAGACTGGTTAGTTCCACATCAAGCTAATGAAAGAATTATCGATGCTATAGCTAAGCGTTTCAAAATAGATGATGCTAAGGTGTTTAAAACTTTATCCAGGTATGGGAATACGGCAGCCTCTTCTGTATGCATAGCTCTAGATGAATTGTTGCAATCGCATGTAATTAATTCTGGGGAATATCTGCTTCTAGTTGCTTTTGGAGGTGGATTATCTTGGGGGGCGGTTGTTTTACAACAGGTAGAAGGTTAA
- the fabD gene encoding ACP S-malonyltransferase, with amino-acid sequence MTRKIGFLFPGQGSQYVGMGKDLVEHYPEAAEIFALADETLGFSLSSIMFDGPEEKLLETAYSQLSIYLHSLAIVKILASRTSIIPTVVSGLSLGEYSALVASGRISLIDGFNVISKRAQFMNQACKQSPGAMAAILGLTADIVEQNLESLGEGIWIANYNAPKQLVIAGLREKIEEAITLFTDLGAKRAIFLKVSGAFHTPLMQTAEDELAPYLYNLDMNSSEVPFVSNVVANFLTNNDEIRQCLVKQMTSPTLWYQSCSKIDLEVDEFLEIGPGKVLAGLNRSIGLNKPIKSLGTVESINNFLAEL; translated from the coding sequence ATGACAAGAAAAATAGGATTCTTATTTCCCGGCCAAGGTAGTCAATATGTTGGTATGGGTAAAGATTTGGTGGAACATTATCCAGAGGCTGCTGAAATATTTGCTTTGGCTGATGAGACATTAGGTTTTTCTTTGTCTTCAATTATGTTTGATGGACCTGAAGAAAAATTACTTGAAACAGCTTACAGTCAATTATCTATATATTTACATAGTTTAGCTATAGTAAAAATTTTAGCTTCAAGAACTTCTATAATACCTACTGTAGTTTCTGGATTAAGTTTAGGAGAATATAGCGCTCTAGTTGCCTCTGGACGTATTTCTCTAATTGATGGTTTTAATGTCATTAGTAAACGTGCCCAGTTTATGAATCAAGCTTGTAAACAAAGCCCTGGAGCTATGGCAGCGATCCTTGGATTGACTGCAGATATTGTTGAGCAAAATCTAGAAAGCTTGGGAGAGGGTATTTGGATTGCTAACTATAATGCTCCTAAACAGCTTGTGATTGCTGGGTTACGAGAAAAAATAGAAGAGGCCATTACATTATTTACGGATTTAGGAGCAAAAAGAGCAATTTTTTTAAAAGTATCAGGTGCTTTTCATACGCCGTTAATGCAGACAGCAGAAGACGAATTGGCTCCTTATTTGTATAATTTAGATATGAATAGTTCTGAAGTGCCTTTCGTATCTAATGTGGTGGCAAATTTTTTAACGAATAACGATGAAATTCGTCAGTGTTTAGTGAAGCAGATGACTTCTCCTACATTATGGTATCAAAGTTGTTCTAAGATAGATTTAGAAGTTGATGAATTTTTAGAAATAGGCCCGGGCAAGGTTCTTGCAGGCTTAAATCGTTCTATAGGGTTAAACAAACCCATTAAAAGTTTAGGCACAGTAGAAAGCATCAATAATTTTTTAGCGGAGCTATAG
- the fabG gene encoding 3-oxoacyl-ACP reductase FabG: protein MNNVLLGKKAIVTGGSRGIGFAIAKLFVQQGADVEIWGINVEGGKQAAEELSGIGKPVTFAKVDVSNNQSVKDAVQSFIGAHGTIDILVNNAGITRDNLLMRMSEEEWSAVINTNLNSLYYVCSSVIRPMIKARSGSIINISSVVGLMGSPGQTNYAAAKAGIIGFSRALAKEVAARNIRVNCIAPGCIDTDMTKVLNDNLKTEWLKNVPMGRMGFPEEIANVALFLASPLSSYITSQVVSVDGGMTH from the coding sequence ATGAATAATGTATTGTTGGGGAAAAAAGCGATCGTTACAGGAGGATCTAGAGGTATAGGATTTGCCATAGCCAAGCTTTTTGTTCAGCAAGGTGCTGATGTTGAAATATGGGGAATAAATGTTGAAGGTGGTAAGCAAGCCGCTGAAGAATTATCTGGAATAGGAAAACCAGTAACCTTTGCCAAGGTTGATGTTAGTAATAATCAGTCTGTAAAAGATGCTGTTCAGAGTTTTATTGGAGCACATGGTACTATTGATATTTTAGTAAATAATGCAGGGATTACTCGAGATAATCTTTTAATGCGTATGTCTGAAGAAGAGTGGTCCGCTGTTATCAATACGAATTTAAATTCCCTATACTACGTGTGTTCAAGTGTAATTCGTCCTATGATTAAAGCTCGTTCTGGATCCATAATCAATATTAGTTCTGTTGTTGGTTTAATGGGTAGTCCGGGACAAACTAACTATGCAGCTGCAAAAGCAGGTATTATAGGATTTAGTAGAGCTTTAGCTAAGGAAGTTGCTGCGAGAAATATTCGAGTGAACTGTATAGCTCCAGGATGTATTGATACCGACATGACTAAAGTGTTAAATGATAATTTAAAAACAGAATGGTTAAAAAATGTTCCTATGGGGAGAATGGGTTTCCCAGAAGAAATTGCTAATGTTGCACTATTTCTCGCTTCACCCTTATCTTCTTATATCACTTCTCAGGTAGTGAGTGTTGATGGAGGCATGACACACTAA